One part of the Kryptolebias marmoratus isolate JLee-2015 linkage group LG2, ASM164957v2, whole genome shotgun sequence genome encodes these proteins:
- the LOC108248436 gene encoding extracellular calcium-sensing receptor produces the protein MSWMSWLVTLWTCYAPSLHLVGLVGRQLGLRVGFQGVQTLNCSRWGTPSDKGVFEDGDVILGGLFSLRYAPPTLDHEFTQQPEYKSCTGLQNLPLQYIYAMVFALDEINHSSTLLPGVKLGYRIHDSCALPAWALQAALSLVSGDNPSCNSAAEYLEAAGIGAKKGDPPIPLIIGGDSSITAQILSRILGPLSVSYTASCPCLSDRQQYPNFFRTMASDIYQAQAIVQLAIRFNWTWVGAVVANNDYGLTAVKIFQEGIQGAGVCLAFVETLQRETIVSDARRAALTIQASTAKVILVFTWYTDVMQLFLQLAKLNVTDRQFLASEAWSTSSDLLQEPVSRKVASGVLGVAIRSSFLPGFESYIRNLNPSLRPDDKFLKEFWEKQFLCSPGITTSSASLPVCNDSETLARVHNLFTDTSQLRVTYNVYLAVYAAAHALHSLFSCPDINNPPGNNTTCLLPNQISPTELFQHLSKVKFITPQGELFYFQGADITAKYDLLNWQKTPDGQLKIALIGRVDGFDLHLNESAIQWSTGSNQVPVSVCSESCPPGTRMATRKGEPICCFDCIPCADGEISNKTGSPQCDRCPSEFWSNSERTACIIRQLDYLSFDETLGITLTAVAVSGVTVTTAVFVVFLYYRQTPMVRANNSELSFLLLFSLKLCFLCSLVFIGHPAVWSCRFQQAAFGISFVLSVSCLQVKTIVVLAAFRSARPGAEALMKWFGPAQQRGSVCLFTCIQVIICIIWLSVSPPVPQPDFEIPGLKVTLKCAMDSVVGFSLVLGYIGLLGCTSLLLAFLARKLPDNFNEAKLITFSMLIFCAVWVAFVPAYVSSPGKYAVAVEIFAILASSYGLLFCIFAPKCFIILLRPEKNTKKHLMAR, from the exons ATGTCTTGGATGTCCTGGCTCGTCACTCTGTGGACCTGCTACGCTCCATCCCTGCACCTTGTGGGGCTTGTGGGCAGACAGCTGGGGCTCAGGGTTGGTTTTCAGGGGGTCCAGACTTTGAATTGTTCTCGATGGGGAACACCAAGTGACAAGGGTGTGTTTGAGGATGGGGATGTAATCCTCGGTGGGCTCTTCAGTCTCCGTTATGCTCCTCCAACTTTAGACCATGAGTTCACTCAGCAGCCGGAGTACAAATCTTGCACAGG TTTACAAAATCTACCATTACAGTACATCTATGCTATGGTGTTTGCACTTGATGAAATCAATCACAGTTCAACCTTGCTACCAGGTGTGAAGCTGGGCTACCGTATTCACGATAGCTGTGCCCTCCCTGCCTGGGCTTTACAGGCAGCTCTCTCACTGGTCAGTGGAGACAACCCCAGCTGTAATTCAGCAGCTGAGTACTTGGAAGCAGCTGGAATTGGAGCCAAAAAAG GTGACCCTCCTATTCCTTTGATCATTGGTGGTGACTCCTCTATAACAGCCCAGATACTTTCCAGAATCCTGGGGCCACTTTCT GTGAGCTACACAGCTAGCTGTCCTTGTTTAAGCGACAGGCAGCAATATCCCAACTTCTTCAGAACCATGGCCAGTGATATTTATCAAGCCCAAGCGATTGTCCAGCTTGCTATAAGATTTAACTGGACTTGGGTTGGAGCAGTCGTAGCAAACAATGACTACGGCCTTACTGCAGTGAAG ATATTTCAGGAGGGGATTCAGGGGGCAGGGGTGTGTCTGGCATTTGTAGAGACCCTCCAAAGGGAAACCATTGTAAGTGATGCCAGACGAGCAGCACTCACAATTCAGGCTTCCACTGCAAAGGTGATTTTGGTCTTTACCTGGTATACAGATGTAATGCAGCTGTTCCTGCAACTAGCCAAGttaaat GTGACTGACAGGCAGTTTCTGGCCAGCGAGGCTTGGAGCACCAGCAGTGATCTTCTCCAAGAACCCGTCTCACGTAAAGTGGCAAGCGGAGTCCTTGGTGTGGCCATTCGAAGTTCGTTCCTACCTGGATTTGAAAGTTACATCAGAAATCTGAACCCATCTCTGAGGCCAGATGACAAGTTCTTGAAGGAGTTTTGGGAAAAGCAGTTTCTCTGTAGTCCTGGGATCACGACTAGTTCTGCTTCTCTACCTGTCTGCAACGACTCAGAGACTCTGGCTCGTGTGCATAACCTGTTCACAGACACCTCCCAGCTCCGGGTGACATATAACGTCTATCTTGCAGTCTATGCTGCAGCCCATGCTCTTCACAGTCTTTTCTCCTGTCCCGACATCAACAACCCACCTGGAAACAATACCACCTGCTTGTTACCAAATCAAATCTCTCCAACAGAG CTGTTCCAGCATCTGAGCAAAGTGAAGTTCATCACACCACAGGGtgaactgttttatttccaaGGAGCCGACATCACTGCAAAGTATGACCTCTTGAACTGGCAGAAAACCCCCGACGGACAGCTTAAGATTGCTTTGATTGGCCGTGTGGATGGCTTTGACCTCCACCTCAACGAGTCAGCTATTCAGTGGAGCACAGGGTCCAATCAG GTGCCTGTTTCAGTGTGCAGTGAAAGTTGCCCACCGGGTACAAGGATGGCCACCAGGAAAGGAGAACCTATCTGCTGCTTTGACTGCATTCCTTGTGCTGATGGGGAGATCAGCAACAAAACTG GTTCTCCTCAGTGTGACCGTTGTCCGTCTGAGTTCTGGTCCAACTCTGAGCGCACAGCCTGCATCATTCGCCAGCTGGACTACCTTTCTTTTGATGAGACTTTGGGCATTACCCTCACAGCGGTAGCTGTTTCTGGTGTCACTGTAACAAcagctgtgtttgttgtgttcctTTACTATCGTCAAACACCAATG gTACGTGCCAACAACTCAGAGCTGAGCTTCCTGCTCCTCTTTTCGCTGAAGCTGTGTTTCCTTTGCTCCCTGGTGTTCATCGGCCATCCAGCAGTCTGGTCCTGTCGATTCCAGCAAGCCGCTTTTGGGATCAGCTTCGTGCTGAGCGTGTCCTGCCTGCAAGTTAAGACCATTGTGGTTCTGGCAGCGTTTCGCTCAGCTAGGCCTGGTGCTGAAGCCTTGATGAAGTGGTTTGGTccagcacagcagagaggaagtgTCTGCCTCTTCACCTGTATACAG GTTATCATCTGTATTATCTGGTTATCAGTTAGTCCTCCAGTTCCTCAACCTGACTTTGAAATACCGGGGTTAAAGGTTACCCTGAAGTGTGCCATGGACTCTGTGGTGGGCTTTTCTCTGGTGTTGGGCTACATCGGCCTGCTGGGCTGCACTAGTCTCCTCTTGGCATTTCTTGCCAGGAAACTGCCAGACAACTTCAACGAGGCCAAGCTGATCACCTTCAGCATGCTGATTTTCTGCGCCGTTTGGGTGGCATTTGTTCCTGCCTATGTTAGTTCTCCTGGAAAATATGCTGTTGCTGTGGAAATTTTTGCCATCCTTGCCTCTAGTTATGGTTTGTTGTTCTGCATCTTTGCTCCAAAGTGTTTCATCATTCTCCTGAggccagaaaaaaacacaaagaaacacctGATGGCCagataa